In one window of Pseudochaenichthys georgianus chromosome 5, fPseGeo1.2, whole genome shotgun sequence DNA:
- the LOC117446504 gene encoding ciliary microtubule inner protein 1-like, with amino-acid sequence MADPQGTSKPINFVHRDEIWKAYVKVEKDSASVWPSKWGSLTEAYKEYERECVKLKEVLRAEPPSGPAARPLTPTERNIQVAPAPPVPQTTQALIGWRSGHSNLQLEKYATVNHGRCSFLKELGWPFGACS; translated from the exons ATGGCAGATCCACAGGGAACATCTAAGCCCATCAACTTTGTGCATCGAGATGAAATCTG gaaagCATATGTAAAGGTTGAGAAGGATTCGGCTTCTGTCTGGCCAAGCAAGTGGGGCTCCCTGACTGAGGCTTACaaggag TACGAGAGGGAGTGTGTGAAGTTAAAGGAGGTCTTAAGAGCAGAGCCTCCAAGTGGCCCTGCAGCACGACCTTTGACCCCTACAGAAAGAAATATCCAA GTGGCTCCCGCTCCTCCTGTCCCTCAAACAACGCaagctctgattggctggcgctcagGTCATTCAAATCTTCAGCTGGAAAAATACGCCACAGTGAATCATGGGAGGTGTAGTTTTCTGAAGGAACTAGGCTGGCCTTTTGGCGCTTGCAGCTGA
- the chmp4ba gene encoding charged multivesicular body protein 4b, which produces MSVFGKLFGGGGKGGKAPTPQEAIQKLRETEEMLAKKQDFLEKKIGEELVTAKKNGTKNKRAALQALKRKKRYEQQLGQIDGTLSTIEFQREALENANTNTEVLKNMGYAAKAMKAAHENMDIDKVDDLMADITEQQEVAQEISDVISRPIGFGDEFDEDELMAELDELEQEELDKNLLEIQGTEDVPLPSVPSTSLPSRPDKKKVEEDEDDMADLEAWAAN; this is translated from the exons ATGTCGGTGTTTGGTAAGTTATTCGGCGGCGGGGGTAAGGGTGGAAAAGCGCCGACACCCCAGGAGGCTATCCAGAAACTCCGAGAAACCGAGGAGATGTTGGCCAAAAAACAGGACTTTTTAGAAAAGAAAATCGGGGAGGAGCTCGTTACGGCGAAGAAGAATGGCACGAAAAATAAACGAG CGGCTCTACAGGCCTTGAAAAGGAAAAAGCGTTACGAGCAGCAGCTGGGTCAGATCGACGGCACGCTGTCCACCATCGAGTTCCAGAGGGAAGCACTAGAGAACGCCAACACCAACACAGAAGTGCTCAAGAACATGGGCTACGCCGCCAAGGCCATGAAGGCTGCACATGAAAACAT GGACATAGACAAAGTAGACGATCTGATGGCGGACATCACGGAACAACAGGAAGTAGCTCAAGAAATCTCAGATGTCATTTCCAGACCGATCGGTTTCGGGGATGAGTTTGACGAG gACGAGCTTATGGCTGAGCTGGATGAGCTGGAACAGGAAGAGCTGGACAAAAATCTTCTGGAAATCCAAGGAACAGAAGACGTTCCTCTACCCAGCGTACCATCTACATCACTACCATCGAGACCAG ACAAGAAGAAGGTGGAAGAAGACGAGGACGACATGGCGGACCTGGAGGCGTGGGCGGCTAACTAA